CTTTAGAGTTGTCAATGTTTAAGAGTGTGTAGGAGCCCTCAGGCCAATATGTTTGAGACCGTCTAGTTTGGACTAATCAAGTTGACCTTCAGGAGCTAGGGATCAAATCAGCAAGGAAGCAGCGAGAGGAATGGGTGTTAGTTGGGGATACGGCAGtgtctgccgccagtcctccagtttttgctgaggaaggctggtcctgagctaacattgtgcccatcttcctccactttatatgtgggacgcctgccacagcacggcttgccaaagcggtgccatgtccgcaccagagATCGGGACCAGTGAACCCCGCCTAAGCGATTctgcgcgcttaaccgctgcaccactaggccggccctGCTGTACTTTTTATCTGTGGTTCTCAGCCTGAGCTTGCATCAGAATCACGAGAAAGCTTAAATCACAGGAAAGTTACACCTCagactgctgggccccacccctagtatctgattcagtaggcctggggTGAGGACCAAAAATGTGTCAAAACTTAATAGTTCCCAGCTGACTCTAATGCCACCTGTGAGGAACTAGAGCAGTTTGGGACGTGCTTTCACAGTAATGGTAGGTGCTCTTTATGCTGTTTTACACATTCAGAACGTGAGGGTTACAACGAGTTAACCACGTTCACAAGGTGTTGACTTACTGTGATTTTCACACAGTTTTTTTAAAGCAGGTACTGGCCGTTCAAAAATTGGGTTCATGCTGTTAAGCACTGGGACTGTAAAGACCACTATTACCTAAGCTCTGCCTTCAATAAATCATGAGTTAGAGAAAGATGTGTACCGACAAAGAGAATACAGCGCGGCAAGCGAGGTGAGGCAGTGAAGGAGGACTGCGGGAGTCATAAACGTTCAGGGAGGAGTGCAAGACGCTTGGCCACGGGCTCCGAGCACCAGCAGGCGCTTCCAGACCAGCGCCGGAAACCTGGTGGCCTGGGGTCACGTGGGCGCCTCCGCAGCAGCCCCGCCTCCCTGGCCGGCCGGAAGTGGCGCGCGCGCCTGCTCAGTGCGCGCGGGCTGGGCGGTCTCGTGCCGGCCTAACCTGTTCCCGCGGAGCTGCGGTACTGCCTTGCCCGGACCGGTTGGTGAGGCATGGAGCCGGTGGGGGGCGGCCGTGACCACCGTGGCTCCTCCTCCGCAGACCCACGAAGCACCTTCGTGTTGAGTAACCTAGCGGAGGTGGTGGAACGTGTTCTCACTTTCCTGCCCGCCAAGGCGCTGCTGCGGGTGGCCgggtgaggagagaggaggcggGAAGCTTCCTTACCTCgggacctgccgggcttgcctgGGCGGGCCGGGTGGGCAGACGCCATCGGGACCCGCGGCGGCCCCGGCTCTGTACCGCTGCCCTGAGCTGACGCCCCCATCTGCCAGGTCCGCCTCCCGGAGCGCTCCGGGGGACTCCTCCTGGAGAAGCAGCTTCCCTCGAAGGTTTTCCCCGCCCCCGGCTCGCGCTCCGAACCAGCGCGCCGCCACCTCCCCCTCCGGGGACTAGATCCCGCAGGAGTCTCCCGCCGCTGCGCagacggggtgggggtggggagccgcGGCAGAGCGAAGGGAACGTGCGCTCACGAGCCTTTGTGCGGTTTCCTCCTCAGCGTGTGCCGCTTGTGGGGGGAGTGTGCGCGCAGAGTGTTGCGGACCCATCGGCGTGTGACCTGGATATCTGCGGGCTCCGCGGCGGCTGGCCGCCTGGAGCAGCATTGCTTGGTCCGTGCGGCGGCAGAGGAGCTTGAGGCAAGTAAGAAGGGGCGTCGTGCACGGGCCGTTGCAGGCTTGGTCGATCTTTGAGCGctaaacgtgtgtgtgtgttttttttttaatcccagtTTTGTATATGGCCTAATTCTTTGTAATATAGGGAACATTTTCTCATGACATGAAAAGATTTTGTAAACATCAGTTTTAATGACTATATATTATAAGGATGTGCCATAGTTTATTTGACCATTTTTCAGATATTGGGAGCTTTGTGTATCCAGATTTTCACTattgtaatagcactgtgcagaagCTTCCCTTTACCTGCTTTCCTTGAAGCAAGTATCGTTATCACAGTTTTGCAGGGAAGGTGACTGGGTTTCTCTTGCTTCGTGTAACAGGAAAAAGCCAAGAAGCAATAGTTAAACCCAGTATTTCATCCTCCTTTCCTGTACTCTTTGGCATTGTATCTCTGGGCCCCAATTTCAAAAGATGGGCAGTACCTGGGGAGGTAAAGACTTGAACTGTGGAGTCAGAGGGGCAGCCTCGTGAGCACAGGTGACAGTGAGGCTGTGGTATCTCACTTGAGAGTGGGACGTAGCCATTTGAGAGTAAACTGCCAGCCTGATGTTCTTTGACTTCCTTATACTTTAGCACGCGTTATATACAAGCAAGAACATCCTACAGAACCATGATACAACCTTCAAAGTCAGGAAATTATCGATACGTTTCTGCCATCTAATCCTCAGGTTTTCACAATTGTCCCACTAATGTCCTTCATAGCTAAAGAATTCAGTTTAGCATCTTATGTTGCTTTTGTCATGTTTCCTTTGTCTTTGGTCTGGAACAGTTTCTCAAGCTTTTCTTGAGTTTCACAACTTGGACATGTATGTaaattacaggccagttattttgtagaacgTCTGATGTTTCTTAAATTCTGATTATGTGtctttggcaggaatatcacGGTCTTCTTGTTGCATGCTATCAGGTGGCATCTGATTTCCatttgtcccattactggtgATAGTACCTTTGATTATTTGATTAAGGTAGTGTCTGTCAGGTGTTGCTACTATAAAATTACCCTTTGCAACTGTAATTATTAAGTATTTTGGGGGGAGATACTTGGAAACTGTGTAAATATTCTGTTTCAGGTTATTTATATCTGTAGAGACTTTCAGTCTATTTTATTCCCTGGGATATAATTTCTTACTATCAGTATTTATTTGGGGCCCACATTGTCCCGAATTTGGCTAGTGGGGAGCTCCTTCAGCTGTCTTCAgtgtcttttttatatatatttatgggAATTCATGAGTTCATACAGGTATATCCAATTCCAGTCTGACACAGgattctttccagttttctctcaGCTCATATTTGTCCCTCCCTTTTGGACGATGAGAAACCTGGCTCTCATCATTCTTCATATATTTAGATGTTAGGGGAATGCCGCGTTAAGTGACCAGTCTTCTGTTTCCCCCTGGTCGTGTGGATTTTCTCCTTACCCTATTGGGGCTCTGAGACTCAGATCCAAAGTGGCCAGTATCCAGAGGCGGGCTTTCAGGAAAGTTTCTTATTTCCACCTTGGCCCAAATCCTGCCCAGTCTGGAAATTGTGGGGGAAATTCAAAATGTGGGCAAAGCCTTTTTCATAAGGATgtttttgcagcattatttatgataaGGGAAATTGAAAACAATTTAATGTTTAAGAAATGAAGTCATTCAATGATAAACTGCAAGGTGCATTAATGACAGGAGAAAATGTTAATGTTACAAGTGAAAACAGATCATGAAATTATGTTTGctataatatgtattatttaaaacaagaaaggaagagtaaaaaagaagaaaaccaaagtgTTAGCAAAACTTTCCTTCGTGAGTAGAGttgtgtggtgtttttttttgttttgtttttaaaaactttttttcttcacatttttacaACAGcagttattatttttgtataGCTTTAAAAGTTAATACTTTGTAACAGCTGTTATAGTCAGATAGACATAGGTATGAACCCAATTTTGGCgcataccagctgtgtgactttgaaaaagttacctaacctctctgagcctcaggttctgtctccataaaatgaaaataataatcccCCTTAAAACGTTATAGAATTGTTGTAAGggttaaataatgaaaatgtattgCATATAACTCATTACCTATAGTAACagaaatataatgttttaaataattgaaattgttattttctattattaatgtcattattaaaattcatatagTAATACCCTTAAAGAAGTTTATACATTGTACTAAACTCTTAGTGTGGTCAGAAAAAACATGGAATCTTTGTCCAAATCAtactgttttctttatgtttgcCAAATTATCTAGTGGTCGTGATACTTCTGTAGCCATAAAGGAAGttgatttaacttttttcttttctctctctctctctctctctctttttttttttgatgaggaaggttTGCCTGgagataacatccattgccaatattcctctttttctttttttctggcttgggggagctcagccctgagctaacatctgtgccaatcttcctctactttgtatctGGGaggcctccacagcgtggctggttAGTGGAGTAGAtccttgcctgggatctgaacctatgaacctgggccactgaagcagagtgggcagaactttaaccattcagccatggagccagcctctgatttaacttttttattagaaatattttgaagtccACTAAAATTTTTGTAAAGCATCTTGCCATTTGGAACTTCTTTGAATAATGGAATGGTGTTCTAGTTGTCTTACATTGACCTTTGAGAACATGTCATCTTAATGATTGTAATTGTTATTGCTTCTAGTGAGAATTAGGAAGGAAAATTCAGCAGTTTCTTTTCAGTGGTTACTCGAAAAGAGAGAGTCATAAAACATCAGGACTAGACTTCCAGTCTCTCTACTCACTATGCCAAGGGCCAGAAAGGGGAGTGAGTCCAGAGTTAGGCAGGTGGGTCGGGTGGCTCAATGTAGCAGCATAGGGAGGGGTGGCCCATGGCAGACCAGGGAGTGCTTGCCTCTGTTTAGCCCCAGTTAAGGAGAATGCAGTCTGGTGTTGCCAGAAtgtctagtttttaaaaagaatctagaaatccacattttatgtaaatatcgTGTGGAATTTTAAATGTTGGCAGCCAAATTATATTCTTTGAAAAGGCTATATGAACCAAGGAAACTATATCCATAGGTCTTATCAGCTCTGAGGCCCCCACAGGGTCATCATTCTCAGTGTCTGAAACATCTTCACATTCCCCCAGATTACAGCGGATCAACATTTTTGCATTTAGTCAACATTGAGGCTTTGCTGTATGCTAACTAGTTCATTCCATTCTGACAGTAAAAGTCTTTGAAAACAACCGACTTAGAAGGAAAAATGCATTCACCCTTATCATTTAATTCAACCGCTTTGCCACTTGTCTGTAATAGGAAATTTAGTGGAAAATGTGAGTCTAAATAATCCCAGCTCATAAGTGGAGATGAGGCACAAATAACCATGACTAGATGTAAGGGATGTCACATGTAAGGTCCAAGGTGCCGAGGGAGTGTCAGAAAAGGTTTCGCAGAGGAGGTGGCACTTAAGTTGTGTCTTGGGGGAAACAATCTTAAATCAAGTGTGAAAGGAAGAGAGCTGCAGGAAAATACATagaaaagtgtgtgtgtctgGTTAATAGTAAGTGAAAAGTCCGTCTAACAAAGTAGTTGGTCAGGTGGGAATGAAGGCCTGGAATATTTAATTTGATAGGCAGTGAAGAGAGCAGCGATACAGTCTGTGTACCTTCCCTCTTGCTGAGATGTTACTGTGATGCCTATTCAAATAAAGCAGGTGGCATCTTTTGCTGTTACTTAATGTTTTTGTTTAAGAGCTtgaattcttttgaaaatgaacTTCTTGAGTCAGGCTGGAATGAGTTTGACTTTAAGAAGtaatagatgctcaacaaatgaGTGAGCTGAAAATGAAAGAGCGCAAGTGCAGAAAGAATGGGAAGTGGGTGGACTCAGATGCCCACACTGACCTAAAGGGCAGCAGCAGTTTGGACCAGGGGAAACTTTAAAGGCCATGAGAGCACTCATGGATGCGTGTGATCCaattctgatttctgttttttttctttgcagaatGTTCACATCTTACCACGGACAGTTCTTTACATGGCTGATTCAGAAACTTTTATTAGTCTGGAAGAGTGTCGTGGCCACAAGAGAGGTGAATATCAAAAGAAaaggttttggatttttttgtttccttatatACCTTCTGTTTGGAGTTAAATATTGTCCTACTCCTGTGAGTTACTGACTTTCTGAGGCTCTGGGCCTCTCTCTATAGAATGCATGAATATCTTTGAACCTTGAAGAGCCCTTTTTGCTTCAAGGATTGATTTCTAAACGTTGTAGTACAATCGAAACAAATTCTTTAGAAaggtatttttctaattttgaaatactttaatCCTCCAGGcacttctttttattgttaaaacaGTGTATATCTTTGGCTTTTCAAAGCTTTTGTTGTGTCGGGTGGTGAGGACCCATTTGCCAAGGTTACCTGTCACTATTGTGTCATCTCCTTAGCTTGCACACTGAGGCCCCGAGTTAGACTTAGATACTGTGTTTGCCGTGTCTAATTTGACTGCTCCACGTGGCTGTTGGTGTAGTCAGAAAGTCCTGGCACTTTAATATCAGTGGAACGGAAAGGTACAATAACAAGTCTAGAGTTTAGCTGCTACTGCTAGATTTAACATCCTTGGGGCAAAAGCAGTATATGAGCAAAACAGGAAGGCAAACTGGTGATGCTGAAGGTCagatttagaatttaaaatataaagcaggGGCCTAAAATGGGAAAAGATTTGTTTTCATCAAAGGTTTTAGAATTCCTAGTAAAGGGTTTCGGTGTAAAATGACTTAAACTTTATTcagtatttgcttttttttccccacatcatGAAATTTGACCTTAAATGaatgatatttaataattttgctACTGTGTTACAGCAAGGAAAAGAACTACCATGGAAACAGCATTTGCCCTTGAGAAGCTATTCCCAAAACAATGCGAAGTCCTTGGGATTGTGACCCCAGGAATTGTAGGTAAGAGAAGATACTTGATGATTTCCTGCCTTTCATTAATGTGGGGTCCTATAGATTGGTGCATTATTTGTAGCTTAAGTGCACATTTATATTTTTGGCCATCCAGAATACAGTAAAGTTAGTCATGTTTACTGTGGTATTATGTTTGACTTATATTAATGTTCCTTAGGTTATTATGGTTCATATTTCAAATCTCAGGGCTGTCTGTATAAAACAAACGTAGTTCATATCTTTCCAGGCCCCATTCCTGAGAAGAAAAAGGTCACATTCTTCCTCTTTCCAAATTAGAAAGCATTAGGGAGCATTCTCCCTCGGTCAGTCCAATTGGTAGTTTCTGGTGGGTAGGGGTGAGGTGGGACTGGGATTGCGAGCCACAATGGGTTtaacttttggatttttcttaaaccagtgataaataatttttactatTACTAGTTATTCACAACTGCTTCTACAGAAGCATAGCTGTCGTTGCTTACATCACTTTCTTAagcctcctcaccccaccccctggGGCTTCCTCAAAGTACGaccaagttttttctttttaaaattacggCTGGGGGCTAGGAACAGGAGTAGGAGGGCGGGCCTAGGTGACATTGCTGCCTTCTGTGACCCGTTGGGAGGGATGGGTGGTCTCCCTGAAGCCTGCCTTCTGTGCTTGCCTTATTCTGAAGCACTTTTCACTTTGCGCTTCTGTTCCTCTAAGTTCTCTTTTGACCTTGATGTGGGGAGTAAATACCATTCCAGCTCCCTTTAGTCAGGACTTGTCCTCTGGTGTTTTCTTGGACCCGCTCCTCacccttctctttttctggttccCCCACAGCTAGGTACTTTCTTTGGGTCACTTCCACGAATGTTCCAACAAAATTTCCACCAAGACTGTTGATTAGGTTCCTTTTTCTTAGGCCACAGTTAGTCATTGTTTCTAAAACAGCCATCGACTACTagcctgtcttccttctttaGGTTGGAAAAATTGCAAGTTTGAGAAAATTTGTTCATTCTTATATGTACAGAgggcattttctttcttaattgagGTAAACTGTACTGTGACGTGCACAATCtcaagtgtacaatttaatgaattttgacaaatttattcCCTTGAGTAACCAATACGccagtcaagatatagaatatttccctcaccccagaaagttccctttaCCCTCTTCTGGTCAATCCCTGCCTGCCGTGGGAAACCCCAGTTCTGGTTTCTCTggccatagattagttttgcctgttgttgaatgtcatataagtggaatcatgtggTACATACTTTTTTTATATCTTGACTCTTTAACtcaacataaatatatatatatatgtatatttttttggtgtagacaattggccctgagctaacatctgttgccagtcttcctctttttgcttgaggaacattgtcactgatctaacatctgtgccagtcctcctctattttgtatgtgggacactgccacagcatggcttgatgagcagtgtgtaggtccatgcttgggatccaaacccaccaaccccaggtggccaaagcagagtgcacaaacttaaccactaatgccacagggccgacccctcaatataaatatttttaacaacataatgtttttgagattcacttAGTGTATcactaattcattttttaaaaagagcttctCGAGTAGTATTCTGTGATATAAGTAGACTGTGATTTgtgtttccattctttttttgATGGAGATTTGCATGGTTTCTGGTtcctggctattatgaatgaagctgttatgaacatttttgtataattctttttgtagACATAGGTCCATTCTTGGGAAgttaccaagaagtggaattactgagtctTAAGGTTGGtgtgtatttaactttataagaaactgccaaacagttttccaaagttattCCATTTTATCCTCACCAGCCAGGAATCAGTGTTCTGGCTGCTCATTGCTCTATATTCTCACCAAAACGTAGTGTCTTCAAATGAGtctttgattttagccattccagtGGGTGTGAAGAGGCTTCTTagggtggttttaatttgaattactCTAGTAACTAAATATGTTGAGCACGTTTTCATCTGTTTATTGGCTGTTTGTGTATCTGCTTTTGTGAAGTATCCAAgtcttttactgatttttttcttggattgttttccttttgttactgaGTTGCAGCTGTAGTTGATATATTCTTAGACAAGACCTTTATCAGGTATAggtgttgtaaatattttctctcagcctgttgctctctttccattttcttaacagtgtcttttgatgagcagtagacttttattttggtgacatccagtttattttcttttatggttaatgTTTTTTGTGTCCtctccaagaaatctttgcctaccccatGGTCACAAAGAGATTCTCCTATGTCTTCTTCTATAAActgtatagttttagctc
This is a stretch of genomic DNA from Equus caballus isolate H_3958 breed thoroughbred chromosome 1, TB-T2T, whole genome shotgun sequence. It encodes these proteins:
- the FBXO22 gene encoding F-box only protein 22 isoform X4 yields the protein MEPVGGGRDHRGSSSADPRSTFVLSNLAEVVERVLTFLPAKALLRVAGVCRLWGECARRVLRTHRRVTWISAGSAAAGRLEQHCLVRAAAEELENVHILPRTVLYMADSETFISLEECRGHKRARKRTTMETAFALEKLFPKQCEVLGIVTPGIVVTPMGSCSNRPQEIEIGESGFALLFPQIEGVKIQPFHFIKDPKNLTLERHQLTEVGLLDNPELRVVLVFGYNCCKAGASNYLQRVVSTFSDMNVILAGGQVDNLASLTSEKNIGGKKKKTSNWMNQLYWSSGKQSKVYSNQDSAQ